Proteins encoded by one window of Chrysemys picta bellii isolate R12L10 chromosome 10, ASM1138683v2, whole genome shotgun sequence:
- the GPR146 gene encoding probable G-protein coupled receptor 146 isoform X2, with the protein MWHCEAFNSTKNSENQHLCHDFHLVLFIFSLLYLIICFPVGFCYNALLVLVNLCNKATMTMPDVYFVNIAIAGLIISAMAPMYLLGPANTKWAIWNINNEVYITLLILFNVSSLVIMYSTTLLSLDYYIERALPRTYMSSVYNTKHICGFIWGGAMLTSFSSLLFYVCNHVSTKIIECSKMQNKEAADAIMVFIGYVVPALAVLYAFVLILRIRHEATPLDQDTGRLDPSMHRLLIATVCTQFTLWTPYYVTLLVNTFINVQGKLTDENYIRILRFMKGLSKLLAFSSSFVMPLLYRYINKNFPHKLRRLLKRIHCGNQGCSHERTVVQQVMT; encoded by the coding sequence ATGTGGCACTGTGAAGCTTTCAATAGTACCAAGAACAGCGAGAACCAGCATCTCTGCCATGACTTCCATCTGGTTCTTTTCATCTTTTCCCTACTCTACCTCATCATCTGTTTTCCAGTTGGCTTTTGTTACAATGCCCTGCTGGTCCTAGTTAATCTCTGTAACAAAGCAACTATGACAATGCCGGATGTTTACTTTGTCAATATTGCAATTGCTGGCCTCATCATCAGTGCGATGGCACCAATGTACCTTCTAGGACCTGCCAATACAAAATGGGCCATCTGGAATATTAACAATGAAGTTTATATTACATTACTCATTTTATTCAATGTTTCATCTTTAGTTATCATGTACTCTACTACATTGCTCAGCCTGGACTACTACATTGAACGTGCTTTACCAAGAACTTATATGTCAAGCGTGTACAACACAAAACACATCTGTGGGTTCATCTGGGGAGGAGCTATGCTTACAAGTTTTTCATCTCTCTTATTCTACGTCTGCAATCATGTCTCCACTAAAATAATTGAATGTTCCAAGATGCAAAACAAAGAAGCAGCAGATGCCATTATGGTTTTTATTGGGTATGTCGTACCAGCTCTTGCTGTACTGTATGCATTTGTGTTAATTTTGCGAATACGTCATGAAGCTACACCACTGGACCAAGACACTGGAAGATTAGATCCTTCAATGCACAGGCTTTTGATTGCTACAGTCTGTACACAGTTTACATTATGGACACCCTACTATGTAACTCTTTTGGTAAACACATTTATTAATGTGCAAGGAAAACTTACAGATGAGAATTACATTCGAATATTACGTTTTATGAAGGGTTTATCAAAATTGTTGGCTTTCTCAAGTAGTTTTGTAATGCCTCTACTCTACCGATATATTAACAAAAACTTTCCCCACAAATTACGACGGCTGCTTAAAAGAATACACTGTGGAAATCAAGGATGTTCTCATGAACGCACAGTAGTTCAGCAAGTTATGACGTAG
- the GPR146 gene encoding probable G-protein coupled receptor 146 isoform X1: protein MLNAKDRITRKIVEKLVTRREDTKVKITMWHCEAFNSTKNSENQHLCHDFHLVLFIFSLLYLIICFPVGFCYNALLVLVNLCNKATMTMPDVYFVNIAIAGLIISAMAPMYLLGPANTKWAIWNINNEVYITLLILFNVSSLVIMYSTTLLSLDYYIERALPRTYMSSVYNTKHICGFIWGGAMLTSFSSLLFYVCNHVSTKIIECSKMQNKEAADAIMVFIGYVVPALAVLYAFVLILRIRHEATPLDQDTGRLDPSMHRLLIATVCTQFTLWTPYYVTLLVNTFINVQGKLTDENYIRILRFMKGLSKLLAFSSSFVMPLLYRYINKNFPHKLRRLLKRIHCGNQGCSHERTVVQQVMT from the coding sequence AAAAGCTGGTAACCAGAAGAGAAGATACAAAAGTTAAGATCACTATGTGGCACTGTGAAGCTTTCAATAGTACCAAGAACAGCGAGAACCAGCATCTCTGCCATGACTTCCATCTGGTTCTTTTCATCTTTTCCCTACTCTACCTCATCATCTGTTTTCCAGTTGGCTTTTGTTACAATGCCCTGCTGGTCCTAGTTAATCTCTGTAACAAAGCAACTATGACAATGCCGGATGTTTACTTTGTCAATATTGCAATTGCTGGCCTCATCATCAGTGCGATGGCACCAATGTACCTTCTAGGACCTGCCAATACAAAATGGGCCATCTGGAATATTAACAATGAAGTTTATATTACATTACTCATTTTATTCAATGTTTCATCTTTAGTTATCATGTACTCTACTACATTGCTCAGCCTGGACTACTACATTGAACGTGCTTTACCAAGAACTTATATGTCAAGCGTGTACAACACAAAACACATCTGTGGGTTCATCTGGGGAGGAGCTATGCTTACAAGTTTTTCATCTCTCTTATTCTACGTCTGCAATCATGTCTCCACTAAAATAATTGAATGTTCCAAGATGCAAAACAAAGAAGCAGCAGATGCCATTATGGTTTTTATTGGGTATGTCGTACCAGCTCTTGCTGTACTGTATGCATTTGTGTTAATTTTGCGAATACGTCATGAAGCTACACCACTGGACCAAGACACTGGAAGATTAGATCCTTCAATGCACAGGCTTTTGATTGCTACAGTCTGTACACAGTTTACATTATGGACACCCTACTATGTAACTCTTTTGGTAAACACATTTATTAATGTGCAAGGAAAACTTACAGATGAGAATTACATTCGAATATTACGTTTTATGAAGGGTTTATCAAAATTGTTGGCTTTCTCAAGTAGTTTTGTAATGCCTCTACTCTACCGATATATTAACAAAAACTTTCCCCACAAATTACGACGGCTGCTTAAAAGAATACACTGTGGAAATCAAGGATGTTCTCATGAACGCACAGTAGTTCAGCAAGTTATGACGTAG